Proteins from one Pseudoliparis swirei isolate HS2019 ecotype Mariana Trench chromosome 22, NWPU_hadal_v1, whole genome shotgun sequence genomic window:
- the si:dkeyp-77h1.4 gene encoding uncharacterized protein si:dkeyp-77h1.4 isoform X1, which translates to MATVSVIAFSLLLSTALSAPVTAKEESFTLFYGEDFHIMLPSLALEVMFWNRSTPRLGDVFLMRGGIVVNSRAKLNRHLSHLIIDAVGEGDEGVYTVKNPEKPDDVRRLTLIVRDCSNEQIIKYGDNYHVPLSGITPPITLEYRPSAVEANQTSKPALVLLTSTGMSRDGYQGRMSVNERHVTLRAVTGADEGSYTIRDAEGNIQRKECLNVREHQHFVTLPLGKRLKINLILNSSLVHLYYSPDYDPTPRLLLDRGEFTSARTELGLEERLSTEGSLVYLDHIKPTDRGQFKITDILGFTVSSIYLELQPYKLESLYVAIIALMGLLVFLLLVCLLSCLIKVKKRAKRAADLKKIAQNSGKEDEGEAFRQVVKNITKLSEETKPSQADNTEKSQSTEVDIKGLEVSSKEVGVGDLDTSDSGVGFNTALPLDTDTDAPDQNLDSVAVSISVDSEPPKPSPPSATAAESTPSAPPAVEINSSPEVKTKACPAPETKKTPDQPVEAQLDVPKPADVKLSPASSPEPKAGLSPADPKPASSPSLEPKPATPKATTPTPESKSALTPKPESPKPTTPEPITNGTPEPGPDSKSSPDHDVIGAPKAAPPKTPEVEQKSSGPALEASKDDTVAEDPTTTT; encoded by the exons ATGGCGACAGTCAGTGTGATCGCGTTCAGCCTGCTGCTCTCCACAG CTCTTTCTGCGCCTGTGACCG CTAAAGAGGAATCCTTCACCTTGTTCTACGGGGAGGATTTCCACATCATGCTGCCCTCACTCGCGTTGGAGGTCATGTTCTGGAACAGGTCGACTCCGCGGCTGGGCGACGTGTTCCTGATGCGCGGCGGCATCGTGGTCAACAGTCGGGCCAAACTCAACCGCCACCTCAGCCACCTCATTATAGACGCCGTGGGCGAGGGAGACGAGGGCGTGTACACCGTGAAGAATCCAGAGAAGCCAGACGACGTCAGACGCCTCACGCTTATTGTCCGAG ATTGTTCCAACGAGCAGATCATTAAATATGGAGACAACTACCATGTTCCGCTGTCAGGCATCACTCCTCCCATCACCCTGGAGTACAGGCCCAGTGCTGTGGAGGCCAACCAGACCTCTAA ACCTGCTCTGGTGCTGCTCACCAGCACAGGGATGTCCAGGGACGGCTACCAGGGTCGAATGAGCGTCAACGAGCGCCACGTCACCCTCAGGGCGGTCACGGGTGCAGACGAAGGGAGCTACACCATCAGAGACGCTGAAGGCAACATCCAAAGGAAGGAGTGTCTCAACGTCAGAG AGCACCAACACTTTGTGACCTTGCCACTCGGTAAACGACTGAAGATCAACCTGATCCTCAACAGCTCCTTGGTCCACCTTTACTACAGCCCGGATTATGACCCCACACCCCGTCTGCTGCTGGACAGAGGGGAATTTACCAGT GCCAGAACCGAGCTGGGTCTGGAGGAACGTCTCTCTACGGAGGGTTCATTGGTTTATCTGGATCATATCAAGCCTACAGACCGGGGCCAGTTCAAAATTACTGACATACTGGGATTTACTGTGTCCAGCATCTACCTGGAACTACAAC CCTACAAGCTGGAGTCCCTGTATGTGGCCATCATTGCCCTGATGGGCCTGCTGGTCTTCCTTCTGCTGGTCTGTCTGCTGTCCTGCCTGATCAAAGTGAAGAAGAGGGCCAAGAGGGCTGCTGACTTGAAGAAGATTGCCCAGAATTCTGGCAaagaggatgaaggagaggccTTCCGACAG gtGGTCAAGAACATCACCAAACTCAGTGAGGAGACCAAGCCCTCCCAGGCAGACAATACAGAGAAATCTCAGAGCACTGAGGTGGATATTAAA GGTCTGGAGGTTTCCTCTAAAGAGGTTGGGGTCGGTGACCTAGACACCAGTGACTCCGGAGTCGGCTTCAACACCGCCCTCCCACTAGACACTGACACTGATGCCCCTGATCAAAACCTTGACTCCGTGGCCGTAAGCATCTCAGTTGACTCTGAACCACCCAAACCAAGTCCACCGTCTGCCACAGCCGCTGAGTCCACGCCAAGCGCTCCTCCAGCTGTGGAAATTAATTCCAGTCCAGAAGTTAAAACTAAAGCCTGCCCTGCACCGGAGACCAAGAAAACCCCCGATCAGCCAGTGGAAGCACAGTTGGACGTGCCCAAACCAGCAGATGTTAAGCTCAGCCCAGCCTCGAGCCCTGAGCCCAAGGCTGGTCTGAGTCCAGCTGATCCAAAGCCTGCATCCAGCCCGAGCCTAGAGCCGAAACCAGCCACTCCTAAAGCCACCACTCCCACACCGGAAAGTAAGAGCGCTCTGACACCCAAACCTGAGTCCCCCAAACCAACCACACCGGAGCCTATCACCAACGGTACACCTGAGCCAGGCCCGGATTCCAAATCAAGCCCAGATCATGATGTTATCGGAGCTCCAAAAGCAGCCCCCCCGAAGACCCCCGAAGTAGAGCAGAAATCCAGTGGTCCTGCGCTGGAGGCGAGCAAAGACGACACCGTGGCTGAGGATCCAACCACCACCACTTGA
- the si:dkeyp-77h1.4 gene encoding uncharacterized protein si:dkeyp-77h1.4 isoform X2: protein MATVSVIAFSLLLSTALSAPVTAKEESFTLFYGEDFHIMLPSLALEVMFWNRSTPRLGDVFLMRGGIVVNSRAKLNRHLSHLIIDAVGEGDEGVYTVKNPEKPDDVRRLTLIVRDCSNEQIIKYGDNYHVPLSGITPPITLEYRPSAVEANQTSKPALVLLTSTGMSRDGYQGRMSVNERHVTLRAVTGADEGSYTIRDAEGNIQRKECLNVREHQHFVTLPLGKRLKINLILNSSLVHLYYSPDYDPTPRLLLDRGEFTSARTELGLEERLSTEGSLVYLDHIKPTDRGQFKITDILGFTVSSIYLELQPYKLESLYVAIIALMGLLVFLLLVCLLSCLIKVKKRAKRAADLKKIAQNSGKEDEGEAFRQVVKNITKLSEETKPSQADNTEKSQSTEVDIKTAAAYSERCC from the exons ATGGCGACAGTCAGTGTGATCGCGTTCAGCCTGCTGCTCTCCACAG CTCTTTCTGCGCCTGTGACCG CTAAAGAGGAATCCTTCACCTTGTTCTACGGGGAGGATTTCCACATCATGCTGCCCTCACTCGCGTTGGAGGTCATGTTCTGGAACAGGTCGACTCCGCGGCTGGGCGACGTGTTCCTGATGCGCGGCGGCATCGTGGTCAACAGTCGGGCCAAACTCAACCGCCACCTCAGCCACCTCATTATAGACGCCGTGGGCGAGGGAGACGAGGGCGTGTACACCGTGAAGAATCCAGAGAAGCCAGACGACGTCAGACGCCTCACGCTTATTGTCCGAG ATTGTTCCAACGAGCAGATCATTAAATATGGAGACAACTACCATGTTCCGCTGTCAGGCATCACTCCTCCCATCACCCTGGAGTACAGGCCCAGTGCTGTGGAGGCCAACCAGACCTCTAA ACCTGCTCTGGTGCTGCTCACCAGCACAGGGATGTCCAGGGACGGCTACCAGGGTCGAATGAGCGTCAACGAGCGCCACGTCACCCTCAGGGCGGTCACGGGTGCAGACGAAGGGAGCTACACCATCAGAGACGCTGAAGGCAACATCCAAAGGAAGGAGTGTCTCAACGTCAGAG AGCACCAACACTTTGTGACCTTGCCACTCGGTAAACGACTGAAGATCAACCTGATCCTCAACAGCTCCTTGGTCCACCTTTACTACAGCCCGGATTATGACCCCACACCCCGTCTGCTGCTGGACAGAGGGGAATTTACCAGT GCCAGAACCGAGCTGGGTCTGGAGGAACGTCTCTCTACGGAGGGTTCATTGGTTTATCTGGATCATATCAAGCCTACAGACCGGGGCCAGTTCAAAATTACTGACATACTGGGATTTACTGTGTCCAGCATCTACCTGGAACTACAAC CCTACAAGCTGGAGTCCCTGTATGTGGCCATCATTGCCCTGATGGGCCTGCTGGTCTTCCTTCTGCTGGTCTGTCTGCTGTCCTGCCTGATCAAAGTGAAGAAGAGGGCCAAGAGGGCTGCTGACTTGAAGAAGATTGCCCAGAATTCTGGCAaagaggatgaaggagaggccTTCCGACAG gtGGTCAAGAACATCACCAAACTCAGTGAGGAGACCAAGCCCTCCCAGGCAGACAATACAGAGAAATCTCAGAGCACTGAGGTGGATATTAAA ACAGCTGCAGCTTATTCAGAACGCTGCTGCTAG
- the si:ch73-54f23.4 gene encoding zinc-binding protein A33 isoform X1 yields MSLLNFCLVPFEESGMYRNQSTDTNSHCSEGLLNDHKRKLIQSIKRIKHEVDESSEAQSETYIQSVNVENSFEDLEREIRAEFQNLHRFLDEEEYNDLERLGRERQKQLKQLKERQKKIAAQGRDLERAIGVLNSKLTEENSPTLLTEIQDLIKRSQVSFVPPAEVHSEVRSGQFVGPIQYRIWKHMKSCLYPNITSMTIDPETAHPNLTLSQSCTSVWYEEDKDTKQCQANPQRFHMYYCVLGHQSFTTGRHYWEMEVGGKTAWKLGVVREDVPRGETRTTGSASGFWTLALMGGSVQACTDPKPTKVNVSLRLARIGVFLDCEKEEVSFYNAVTMAPIYTFSMGLVEVPLFPFYNPCDADDGKNTAAIKIFNPSL; encoded by the exons GAGTCTTCTCAATTTCTGTTTGGTCCCATTTGAAGAATCTGGAATGTACCGAAACCAaagcacagacaccaacagccACTGCAGCGAAGGCCTTCTCAACGATCACAAG agaaAGCTTATCCAGTCTATTAAAAGAATCAAGCACGAGGTAGATGAGAGCAGCGAAGCACAGAGTGAGACGTACATACAGTCCGTGAACGTTGAG AACTCTTTTGAAGACCTGGAACGAGAAATCCGAGCAGAGTTTCAGAACCTCCATCGTTTCCTGGATGAGGAGGAGTATAACGACCTGGAGCGACtcgggagggagagacagaaacaaCTGAAGCAGCTGAAGGAGAGGCAGAAGAAAATAGCAGCGCAAGGGAGAGACCTGGAGAGAGCCATCGGAGTGCTGAACAGCAAACTGACCGAGGAGAACAGCCCGACGCTGCTCACA GAAATTCAAGATCTCATAAAAAG GTCTCAGGTCAGCTTTGTTCCTCCAGCAGAGGTGCACAGTGAGGTGCGCTCCGGCCAGTTTGTGGGGCCCATCCAGTACAGGATATGGAAGCACATGAAAAGCTGCCTCTACCCAA ATATCACATCAATGACCATTGACCCTGAGACAGCCCACCCAAATCTGACCCTGTCCCAGTCTTGCACTTCAGTGTGGTATGAAGAGGACAAGGACACCAAGCAGTGCCAGGCCAACCCACAACGGTTCCACATGTATTACTGTGTGTTGGGCCATCAGAGCTTCACGACCGGCCGACACTACTGGGAGATGGAGGTTGGAGGAAAGACGGCGTGGAAGTTGGGTGTTGTACGAGAAGATGTCCCAAGAGGGGAGACGCGTACTACTGGCAGCGCCAGTGGCTTCTGGACTCTGGCCCTGATGGGCGGATCTGTCCAAGCCTGCACCGACCCAAAGCCCACCAAGGTCAACGTATCCCTCCGACTCGCCCGCATCGGCGTGTTCTTGGACTGTGAAAAGGAGGAGGTGTCTTTTTATAATGCGGTTACCATGGCGCCAATCTATACCTTTTCTATGGGACTGGTTGAGGTTCCTCTGTTCCCCTTCTATAATCCATGTGATGCAGATGATGGGAAGAACACGGCAGCCATTAAAATCTTCAACCCTTCACTATGA
- the si:ch73-54f23.4 gene encoding zinc-binding protein A33 isoform X3, which produces MSLLNFCLVPFEESGMYRNQSTDTNSHCSEGLLNDHKNSFEDLEREIRAEFQNLHRFLDEEEYNDLERLGRERQKQLKQLKERQKKIAAQGRDLERAIGVLNSKLTEENSPTLLTEIQDLIKRSQVSFVPPAEVHSEVRSGQFVGPIQYRIWKHMKSCLYPNITSMTIDPETAHPNLTLSQSCTSVWYEEDKDTKQCQANPQRFHMYYCVLGHQSFTTGRHYWEMEVGGKTAWKLGVVREDVPRGETRTTGSASGFWTLALMGGSVQACTDPKPTKVNVSLRLARIGVFLDCEKEEVSFYNAVTMAPIYTFSMGLVEVPLFPFYNPCDADDGKNTAAIKIFNPSL; this is translated from the exons GAGTCTTCTCAATTTCTGTTTGGTCCCATTTGAAGAATCTGGAATGTACCGAAACCAaagcacagacaccaacagccACTGCAGCGAAGGCCTTCTCAACGATCACAAG AACTCTTTTGAAGACCTGGAACGAGAAATCCGAGCAGAGTTTCAGAACCTCCATCGTTTCCTGGATGAGGAGGAGTATAACGACCTGGAGCGACtcgggagggagagacagaaacaaCTGAAGCAGCTGAAGGAGAGGCAGAAGAAAATAGCAGCGCAAGGGAGAGACCTGGAGAGAGCCATCGGAGTGCTGAACAGCAAACTGACCGAGGAGAACAGCCCGACGCTGCTCACA GAAATTCAAGATCTCATAAAAAG GTCTCAGGTCAGCTTTGTTCCTCCAGCAGAGGTGCACAGTGAGGTGCGCTCCGGCCAGTTTGTGGGGCCCATCCAGTACAGGATATGGAAGCACATGAAAAGCTGCCTCTACCCAA ATATCACATCAATGACCATTGACCCTGAGACAGCCCACCCAAATCTGACCCTGTCCCAGTCTTGCACTTCAGTGTGGTATGAAGAGGACAAGGACACCAAGCAGTGCCAGGCCAACCCACAACGGTTCCACATGTATTACTGTGTGTTGGGCCATCAGAGCTTCACGACCGGCCGACACTACTGGGAGATGGAGGTTGGAGGAAAGACGGCGTGGAAGTTGGGTGTTGTACGAGAAGATGTCCCAAGAGGGGAGACGCGTACTACTGGCAGCGCCAGTGGCTTCTGGACTCTGGCCCTGATGGGCGGATCTGTCCAAGCCTGCACCGACCCAAAGCCCACCAAGGTCAACGTATCCCTCCGACTCGCCCGCATCGGCGTGTTCTTGGACTGTGAAAAGGAGGAGGTGTCTTTTTATAATGCGGTTACCATGGCGCCAATCTATACCTTTTCTATGGGACTGGTTGAGGTTCCTCTGTTCCCCTTCTATAATCCATGTGATGCAGATGATGGGAAGAACACGGCAGCCATTAAAATCTTCAACCCTTCACTATGA
- the si:ch73-54f23.4 gene encoding zinc-binding protein A33 isoform X2 has protein sequence MYRNQSTDTNSHCSEGLLNDHKRKLIQSIKRIKHEVDESSEAQSETYIQSVNVENSFEDLEREIRAEFQNLHRFLDEEEYNDLERLGRERQKQLKQLKERQKKIAAQGRDLERAIGVLNSKLTEENSPTLLTEIQDLIKRSQVSFVPPAEVHSEVRSGQFVGPIQYRIWKHMKSCLYPNITSMTIDPETAHPNLTLSQSCTSVWYEEDKDTKQCQANPQRFHMYYCVLGHQSFTTGRHYWEMEVGGKTAWKLGVVREDVPRGETRTTGSASGFWTLALMGGSVQACTDPKPTKVNVSLRLARIGVFLDCEKEEVSFYNAVTMAPIYTFSMGLVEVPLFPFYNPCDADDGKNTAAIKIFNPSL, from the exons ATGTACCGAAACCAaagcacagacaccaacagccACTGCAGCGAAGGCCTTCTCAACGATCACAAG agaaAGCTTATCCAGTCTATTAAAAGAATCAAGCACGAGGTAGATGAGAGCAGCGAAGCACAGAGTGAGACGTACATACAGTCCGTGAACGTTGAG AACTCTTTTGAAGACCTGGAACGAGAAATCCGAGCAGAGTTTCAGAACCTCCATCGTTTCCTGGATGAGGAGGAGTATAACGACCTGGAGCGACtcgggagggagagacagaaacaaCTGAAGCAGCTGAAGGAGAGGCAGAAGAAAATAGCAGCGCAAGGGAGAGACCTGGAGAGAGCCATCGGAGTGCTGAACAGCAAACTGACCGAGGAGAACAGCCCGACGCTGCTCACA GAAATTCAAGATCTCATAAAAAG GTCTCAGGTCAGCTTTGTTCCTCCAGCAGAGGTGCACAGTGAGGTGCGCTCCGGCCAGTTTGTGGGGCCCATCCAGTACAGGATATGGAAGCACATGAAAAGCTGCCTCTACCCAA ATATCACATCAATGACCATTGACCCTGAGACAGCCCACCCAAATCTGACCCTGTCCCAGTCTTGCACTTCAGTGTGGTATGAAGAGGACAAGGACACCAAGCAGTGCCAGGCCAACCCACAACGGTTCCACATGTATTACTGTGTGTTGGGCCATCAGAGCTTCACGACCGGCCGACACTACTGGGAGATGGAGGTTGGAGGAAAGACGGCGTGGAAGTTGGGTGTTGTACGAGAAGATGTCCCAAGAGGGGAGACGCGTACTACTGGCAGCGCCAGTGGCTTCTGGACTCTGGCCCTGATGGGCGGATCTGTCCAAGCCTGCACCGACCCAAAGCCCACCAAGGTCAACGTATCCCTCCGACTCGCCCGCATCGGCGTGTTCTTGGACTGTGAAAAGGAGGAGGTGTCTTTTTATAATGCGGTTACCATGGCGCCAATCTATACCTTTTCTATGGGACTGGTTGAGGTTCCTCTGTTCCCCTTCTATAATCCATGTGATGCAGATGATGGGAAGAACACGGCAGCCATTAAAATCTTCAACCCTTCACTATGA
- the si:ch73-54f23.4 gene encoding zinc-binding protein A33 isoform X4 codes for MSLLNFCLVPFEESGMYRNQSTDTNSHCSEGLLNDHKRKLIQSIKRIKHEVDESSEAQSETYIQSVNVENSFEDLEREIRAEFQNLHRFLDEEEYNDLERLGRERQKQLKQLKERQKKIAAQGRDLERAIGVLNSKLTEENSPTLLTEIQDLIKRSQVSFVPPAEVHSEVRSGQFVGPIQYRIWKHMKSCLYPILHFSVV; via the exons GAGTCTTCTCAATTTCTGTTTGGTCCCATTTGAAGAATCTGGAATGTACCGAAACCAaagcacagacaccaacagccACTGCAGCGAAGGCCTTCTCAACGATCACAAG agaaAGCTTATCCAGTCTATTAAAAGAATCAAGCACGAGGTAGATGAGAGCAGCGAAGCACAGAGTGAGACGTACATACAGTCCGTGAACGTTGAG AACTCTTTTGAAGACCTGGAACGAGAAATCCGAGCAGAGTTTCAGAACCTCCATCGTTTCCTGGATGAGGAGGAGTATAACGACCTGGAGCGACtcgggagggagagacagaaacaaCTGAAGCAGCTGAAGGAGAGGCAGAAGAAAATAGCAGCGCAAGGGAGAGACCTGGAGAGAGCCATCGGAGTGCTGAACAGCAAACTGACCGAGGAGAACAGCCCGACGCTGCTCACA GAAATTCAAGATCTCATAAAAAG GTCTCAGGTCAGCTTTGTTCCTCCAGCAGAGGTGCACAGTGAGGTGCGCTCCGGCCAGTTTGTGGGGCCCATCCAGTACAGGATATGGAAGCACATGAAAAGCTGCCTCTACCCAA TCTTGCACTTCAGTGTGGTATGA